The Aedes albopictus strain Foshan chromosome 2, AalbF5, whole genome shotgun sequence region AAGTACCGGGTCGTGTTGGATGAAATAAAGCCCAACAATGACACCCCGCTGCTGGCGCTCCGCTATCTGGCCGAGTATCTGTCGAACAAATCGCGCAAGGAAGCGGTCGTAGATCTGTTCGATGAAAAGTTCAAAGGAGACATCAACGCACTGGATGTGATTTGGATCATCGTGGGGGCTACCATCTACTGCAACGAGGGAACGTACGAATCTGCACTCAAGTAAGACTCATATTGATTATTTTGGAAGTAGattatcttccggattttttttgctACTTCACCTACTCTTGATTCAATGCAAATGTGCAGCTTGAAGCTTTTTCTGTTTGTTTCTCCAAATTAAAATCAATACTAAAACTGCGCCTGAAATGCTTATCAAAAGCTATGGTAAATTGAATAAATTTGGGTAAAAATCGGAATCAGGAAAAACAGTTGTAAAATAGTTAAGTTCTTGATTGTtcttcaatagttccactattgaacaAATAGTTAGCATTTGGATTAGATCAAGGATTAGGCTGAGGAGGTTTCAATCATATTCTTAAACCTAtcgcatcatattcatctaattccgtttgccTTGAGTCTACAGAACATCGATGGTGTACTAACTAGAGCAACATAGGAAGTGGAAATTTGAAGATAGTTTTCTTCTCTTTCTCTACATTCAGGATCCTGCAAGGAAATTTTAACCTGGAGTGCCTATCGCTACAGTTGCAGTGTCTACTGAACATGTCCCGGGTCGATCTGGCCAAGCAAGTCCTGCAAACCATGCAGGAGAAGGACGACGATGCCACTCTGACACAACTGTCCCAAGCCTGGTTGAACATCCAGCTGGGAGGAGATAAACTACAGGACGCATTCTTTATCTTCCAAGATTTCTGTGACAAGTTCTCGCCGTCATTGCTCCTGCTCAATGGCCAAGCGGTGTGCTACATTGGTCAGCAAAAGTACGACGATGCAGAGAACGTTCTGCGGGAATGTTTGAACCGGGACCCGAATAACTATGATGCGTTGATTAATCTGCTGGCCCTGTCACAACAGAAGGAGAAAACCAACAGCCAGTTCAATCGATATCTCTCGCAGGTGTTGGATGAGCATAAGGAGAGTGCTCTGGTAGCCACGTATAACAAAAAACAGTCCGAGTTTGATCGATTGGTGATGCAATATGGACCGTCTAATAATAAGTCGATAGAAGACATTGTCGCTTAGATTGACGCTTTGCAAGTGTTTATTAATGTATTTGTGGGTAGGACTAAGATTGAAGAATAAAATTCCAAACTAAAGTATACATTAGTTGAGTTATGTGAGCAACGGAAGTTGCAAAATGAAgaattttacagcacgagtcgtatatttatccaacgaggcttgtcagAATATGGAATATGATGATTACCATCAGTATCATCATGCTTCCCGATGGCCAAATGGGAATACCCATGTGTTCCATCATACTaaccaaaaaaattaaaacaagttCACCATGCTATAATTGTCACAGTTTTCCAAGCTCTCCGCGGAGACCggggttgtcaatcaaacaaatgcattatgattcacaatgcaacccaaatgagttgcattatgcaaTTGTTCGCCCCGGTCTTTCACctcgaattcttccaagagtttacctgagatttctcgaatagttcatcctggcatttttacaggagtttctataattcttccagatatttcttcaggaaatctcaagagatatattcagaaattcctccagtggtttctccaggaatggacagtttttgaatgaatcccaggggcaatttctggaacaatccttgaaagacttcatgaaggaatttcttgaggaattcatggagaaatctcctgaggaattcttggaggagaccCTGGACGATTTAATGGAGGAATACATTCATTCATACATAAATACATACAttaagaggaatttctcgaggaattcctggaggaatggacaaattccaggacgatttcctttaggaatcccagtagatttcaaaaggaattcctgg contains the following coding sequences:
- the LOC109425691 gene encoding coatomer subunit epsilon, with the protein product MSRQSNEVDELFDVKNSFYIGNYQHCINEANKIGKPSLEKDVFLYRAYIAQHKYRVVLDEIKPNNDTPLLALRYLAEYLSNKSRKEAVVDLFDEKFKGDINALDVIWIIVGATIYCNEGTYESALKILQGNFNLECLSLQLQCLLNMSRVDLAKQVLQTMQEKDDDATLTQLSQAWLNIQLGGDKLQDAFFIFQDFCDKFSPSLLLLNGQAVCYIGQQKYDDAENVLRECLNRDPNNYDALINLLALSQQKEKTNSQFNRYLSQVLDEHKESALVATYNKKQSEFDRLVMQYGPSNNKSIEDIVA